The genomic stretch attttataaaaaattataagcagtctagttttttatcgatataacatcgatattttcacatggcataatgataatgaacatacaaatataggtatgtgtaaataataatatgtattacctgtgtaaaagtaataagtatatgtatattatacatgtaagtatgtacctacataatattaagtggatatctcattattaagtacagtattgtccacttatgtaatgtgactaatgatattgagaacaaactaaaaaataagcagtatcaagatcgttcagtccattttccctagggttgcacactcaaaattttgatttccctaattgccatcagattctggtttacctatacttGCGGTCATTCTatcagttttttatttattctttaggAGTTTGGGTTCCAGTATGACTATAGTTCCATGGTTATctccaagaagcttatatccaagaagcttatatcttatacactggagatttcggtatgaacatttgacgtgtaacaagaaaattgttgtgttttatcactttcacacctaacttggtattgccactgttaatacgaagttttcccaaggctactatgtatgccgtaatattctgtgcaaaaggttagtttttgtacatgagtttgttgataaattgccaacaacgtcattcagaagcattgttggatgagaaaattattatttatgctaaataaaataagtatctggaccaattattaaaaagcgaaactccctgattatgggtagttaccataataaaattgtagcaactctcactttgacaatatggcataagtgtcaaaaaaattgcgtcgcttcgaatatttaagttaatattgttgcgtatttaataaatattttccgaatataaataatgtattgcattgtgaaatattgcagaagtgtttggacaccaaattctggcatagaatttcacaggcaagtgtatatttacgttatttacaatattcctcaatactcctgcatttacctgtttagaatcatttcaatggcaaaaattgtaaaattttgcatcattttagaaagcagtcatgttaaatttgttattttcctaatactttatcatttttcaacaagttttcaataaacaaaattaacaagtaaggtaaccatgatgacgagtttttatggatagtgaagagaatatattgtaataacaatattattatgaaatttagaacaccattttcaagatttttactagtaatgaaacaacactcgacatcggtattcggtattgcactcacatgtagttataagattgttcgtttttacattgaaatttatacttttttaacttatctcatattttttgttttaggtatttcagctttccaaaaagtaaaataaaaagaaatatatgtgcccatcaagggtaatattactgaggattacgacccagaaaaaaataccttttgaaaaataaactttgtaaagttagctgaaatttgtgcaaggcgtttattataaacagtttttctttgatgattttggcttgaaattgacccgtcgaagcaacgcgtttaaaaagaagatctgagtagcttacaatttggtaaacagcatctgatgcgaaacacaactttcctctatttacaaaggatgttaatgctatatatcggttcatatccaggctttgtagccaagagttatttaaaactatcattctatactaattaaaattgtatgtacctataaagtatggccagtaatattataatataattaatactgttaaaaatatatgtcgttactcgttattatttatagaccatgatttttagttttttctatttcgaaaaattctgaatatacaaaccagtgtggtcacccacagaaagagacaaaaaacaacactgacgtcattcaaggttatattttcttgtgacaagtcaatggtcatagtgcaatctccagtgtattagatataagcttcttgcttatatctaattagatataagcttcttggctTGATTATCTCGATGGTCATGGTTTGGTTTATGGTTCCTACTACACTGATTGTATCAGTGTTCTGAGATCTCTAAAATGAAATCGCAAACagttaacaattattattaggtatttaatgtTCATTATACTTCGATCGATTAATAAGCACAAATTATAGATAATTGATATTCTATTCTTAATTCTACTATCATTATTGAGCGTTTGAGTAGGTTTGAGTAAAACGAAGGTAAAACGTCACTAAAACGTCAAGTCAAATTTGACTTTGTTATTTGGTTTTGTCAAGGTTTTGTGCATagtggttattattttgtagCCGCATAAATAGGTATTGGATTTTGTTGTTATCTAAATGATTGAAACTAcagtttgttattattttttcgcaATTTgctaatataatacatatgttTTTGCAGCAGTTCGCGTTGACTGACCAGAGTCCGCGAATAAACAATCCCCCACACCCACTTTTTATCTGATTGTCTAGAGGTAactaaactataaaaataaattattatttcattattttatactaactaccaattagataaaaatagtgttaagtaataaaaatagtgtgtaaaattatatttctttttagttTCCACGAAATGGCTCAAACATTAACTTTCGGTGACTCATGCGCTCCGGTGACTTGTCACGCATGGAATAAAGAGAGAAATCGTGAGTATTCAAGCATACAGCATAATGTCTTTCTCCATAATACGTTCTTgctcataattaattttttattttccagaAATTGCATTCTCACCTAACAACAATGAAGTGCATATTTATCAAAAAGAAGGTAATGATTGGAAGCAAACTGATAATCTTGTGGAGCATGATATGAGAGTCATGGGTATAGATTGGGCACCAAATACCAACAGAATTGTGACCTGTTCAGTAGACCGTAATGCATATGTGTGGACCCAAAATGAGGAGGGGAAGTGGACAACAACTCTAGTCTTGTTGCGTATTAACCGCGCCGCTACTTGCGTAAAATGGTCCCCAATGGAAAACAAGTTTGCAGTGGGATCTGGTGCTCGTCTGATTTCAATTTGTTACTTTGAAAAGGAAAATAACTGGTGGGTGTCCAAGCATATCAAGAAGCCTATTAGATCTACTGTAACTACTCTAGATTGGCACCCTAATAACATTTTACTGGTTGCTGGGTCTACTGACTTTAAAGTACGGGTATTTTCTGCTTATATAAAGGATATTGAAGATCAACCTGGCCCTAATGTTTGGGGATCTAAATTACCATTGGGACAACTGTTAGCGGAATTCCCTTCAACTGGAAGTGGTTGGGTCCACTCAGTTTCCTTTTCTGCAGATGGAAATAAAGTTGCTTGGGTCGGACATGATAGCTCAATTAATATTGCTGACGCTACACAAGGCAAAGCAGTGATTAAACTTAAGACTGAATATTTGCCATTTTTGGGTTGCATTTGGATTTCAGACAACTCTTTAGTAGTTGCTGGGCACAGCTGCATTCCATTACTGTACTGCCATGACGGAgatcaaatcaaatttgttGCCAAACTAGATAATACTCAACGCAAGGAGTCTGGTGGACTGTCTGCTATGAAGAAGTTCCAGTCGCTCGACCGTAACGCCAGAATTGAAACAAATGATACATTCCTTGATTCTATTCATCAGAATGCCATAACCTGCATGAATTTATACAAAGGTACTAAGGCAAATGCTAAAAAGTTCAGTACTTCTGGTTTAGACGGCCAGCTAGTCATTTGGGATATGGAATCCCTTGAACGGTCCATTGAGGGTCTGAAGATTGCTTAATCAAAGACatgcatttaattattattttattatataataatgaataatataatcagTTGCTTGCGAGTTCTGAAATCACTCAAAATGAAAACGGAAAGCTGTGAATAAATTATCACAATCACAGTTTGATCAGTCTAGCCGAAACAATAAGAAGCAATGCAATGAGTGAGTCCAGTCCTCTGACTGTAAAAACATTCAAATATAcagaaataaactattaatttatagatacaACAGCTATCATTGTTTTATTactatacaatttaaattttaacttcgataatttatataaataagacaTTACGACTACTACACACTATGTATAATAGATCACTTTAATACTAGTGAAGTACTGATTGCTgtcattacaataaaatttattaaattaacgaatctatttattattgatcGCGCAACCTTTCCGGTACAAACGTGCTTAGACATAAAGTTTGCACCACTAATTTAGACGTTAACAAAGTCATACTTTAACCTAAGAAACTATAAGGCCATTTGTAATTAAACGTAAAGCGTGTTATTGCGTGTTAGATACGATCTTGAAGACGGGACCGATTCGAATGAAGACTCTTCGAAGCACGGACCGGAGTTCGGGCTTCAGGTCGAAGCAGGTGATCTCACACAAGAGCGGGTAATAACTTGATACATGCGCCGCAAActgaaaacaaattaaaaaatcattaacaCATAgctatttattaggtttttgtAGAGATAAGTCTCTAAACTGTTTGTTTTGGATTTGCGCAGTCCGTCTATTACCTAGGATCTAGGTGcgtaaacataaaattagtATTGGTTTAATAGTTCATACTTGTGGATTGTAGTAGCCTGTAGATACTggttgtattaaaaaaaaataaataatctctaCATTTTAAGCagccataaaaatattttatgggtCCCCTATGTCCTTTTTCCATTATATTGATCCCTCAATAGGTCGCCGTCGACCCCTAGGGATTAACTACTGACATAGAATACTGTAAAATTAGGTCATTGGGTTTGTAAGTTGACCTATGCTAAACAATTAGGTACTTCCACGTTTGTCAATATAAATCCGCACTTAGGTGCTTGTactatataaataccaacagGCATGGATATTATTGAcagaacatatttatttaaacgtcaattacatacctacctatttcgccaaaaaaaatattttttttccccCGATCGAAGCTGCAGATTGAAGCCATGTAGGAACTTGCGAGTTCGATGCAATAGTAAAGAAtgagttataataataaatacatagacatagttaattaattattgaagtaaatatacaatacttgaagcatttattttaaacgatTTTACCTCATAATTCACATGCTAGCAAAGTTATGGGTCAGTGCCATACATAGAGGTCGCAAGttcatataaaatacctaGTAGCTAGCGTGTCGAAATATTACGCTATTCTTCTTcataataactattttattattaactttgtTGGTTTTCAAGTCTTCAATGTGTGCTAGGTACATAAAAgagcatttatttataattcaagATCGATATATTATAGTACGACAATATTATCGCGCGACGTTGTATTTTTTGATATAGGTAGTGTACTGATTATAATAGGACATACTTTTAccatttattttgcaataacaatttatatacAGAATGTAGATACAAGAtatcgattagtaaagtattctTTCCGGATATATCAATGATTAAGACATTATTGCCGTAATTAAATCCTTCATCAATCTATTTCCTACTCTgcatgtaggtatgtactaaGTTAACgaatttaagtaattaatttgttatctATAGAATCAgacaattgtttattattttccacATGACTGAATAAAGCCATCACGCGACATTAGCCACGAGAACGAgatttttcattgaaaatgTATAGAAGTCAAGGACGGAATTGCGAACTCTATTAGTTGGAAAGGTTTGCTTTGGTAGTTaactacttttatatttgaaatggaaagttttagttttatggcattcaaatgctttataaatataaatttataaagaatagaaaaaattctacaatatattttattagctgataaattaaattcattcgAGTATTTACATTGTATGCAATTATTTTAGCAAAACTGAATTACTATaataacaatgtaaaaatacgAACTAATTCACACCtcttcatattatattgaaaactaTCTAAATATGTAACTATTCAGCCAATCCATATCCATTATTTTTACCGTTATACACATTCTAagtcacagaacagtaaaaactaatagaagtgctataatgtcataattagtatgaaaaccagtgtcgccaaacccacacatttaaatcgatagttatacagtacactacaagtaaactatgcctttgattggacagcttaatttgagtaaaaactgactaaggttataaattcagcatttcaatatgtaccctaacgcaccctgttacggtttattttaatataacatctCTAGgcatattagctgttttgtttctctttgctcagaaattccaaattcgaaaacattcagctactccacaacagagggcgttaGTTTTCgatacatataactttgaacctcaacacatagaaataaggttgaaatttgtgtcactctacATTAATGACATTGACTTGATATTAAtctgatgctatgctctaagggatgtcagccttgttatcgataattcacaaataaatatttttttgagcatttttttttctttctattatatgagtatagtACAATGTGccacattttggagtatgtttattactactaagtatgtcttttcatattattattattaaataaaaaacggaatagaatagtataaatctatatttacaaaatacaaacagaaaatatgcattattttaaatcttggaactgccgtaggtttgatgtatcggcGGCCTTTGTTAGATTTCTTAGTGCTGTTCGGCAaccagttaactcgtcacgttgcatttatccatttctcttttaaattagcctctttggaaaatctataaataaataggactaatgaaagctaaggaaaaataaaataaatttaatattttatagtgattgtcttttctaaagtatcgatactgtcgatatgcgccacatgcatcactaatccgacattcgtttgtttattgcaataatattccagaaagtcttgtttgctgttcaatctatattagtactaatttcttatggattaaggttcattttgacttaatatttttataaatttttgacaaattacgacaagcgaagttataacataaaatatatttaaa from Colias croceus chromosome 9, ilColCroc2.1 encodes the following:
- the LOC123694703 gene encoding actin-related protein 2/3 complex subunit 1A-B, coding for MAQTLTFGDSCAPVTCHAWNKERNQIAFSPNNNEVHIYQKEGNDWKQTDNLVEHDMRVMGIDWAPNTNRIVTCSVDRNAYVWTQNEEGKWTTTLVLLRINRAATCVKWSPMENKFAVGSGARLISICYFEKENNWWVSKHIKKPIRSTVTTLDWHPNNILLVAGSTDFKVRVFSAYIKDIEDQPGPNVWGSKLPLGQLLAEFPSTGSGWVHSVSFSADGNKVAWVGHDSSINIADATQGKAVIKLKTEYLPFLGCIWISDNSLVVAGHSCIPLLYCHDGDQIKFVAKLDNTQRKESGGLSAMKKFQSLDRNARIETNDTFLDSIHQNAITCMNLYKGTKANAKKFSTSGLDGQLVIWDMESLERSIEGLKIA